A stretch of the Rosa rugosa chromosome 5, drRosRugo1.1, whole genome shotgun sequence genome encodes the following:
- the LOC133711849 gene encoding F-box protein PP2-A15-like, whose product RTGFNFIHIPENCVACVFMYLTPPEICNPAKLNRAFRSAASSDAVWESKLPPNYHDLLDLLPPERYQNLSKKDIFALLSRPVPYDDGNKVLWLDRVTGRVYMSISAKAMAITGIEDRRYWNWIPTEESR is encoded by the exons CGAACTGGGTTCAACTTCATCCACATCCCGGAGAACTGCGTCGCCTGCGTTTTCATGTACCTGACTCCGCCGGAGATTTGCAACCCGGCCAAGCTCAACCGGGCGTTCCGCAGCGCGGCGTCGTCGGATGCGGTTTGGGAATCGAAGCTGCCCCCTAATTACCATGATCTGCTTGATTTGCTGCCTCCCGAGAGGTACCAGAACCTGTCAAAGAAGGACATCTTTGCCCTGCTCTCCCGCCCCGTGCCTTACGATGATGGCAATAAG GTGTTATGGCTGGACAGGGTCACCGGAAGGGTTTACATGTCGATTTCTGCAAAGGCCATGGCTATAACAGGGATTGAGGATCGGCGATACTGGAATTGGATTCCTACTGAAGAATCAAGGTAA